The DNA segment TATCCTGCTCAAGGAGGATTGAGCCGGTTGTAGACCAGATACTGTATAACCTGGCTTATAGAATACCGGAGCTCAGACTGTTCCCCCTTCTACGGGCCCACGGTATGAGCCCCATAGCCTGGAGCCCTCTGGCGAAGGGCGCCCTAGCCGGTTTCAAGGGGGAGCCCAGTAGGGCTCAGGCCGGGGATCCGGTCTTCAGGGCCGCGCTGGGAGATCGGAGGCTTCAGGAGGCCCTCGATTCTGTGGCCCGGCGGCTCGGCGCTTCAAAGGCGTCGGTAGCCTTGGCCTGGGTAGCGTCCAAGGGTGCCGTGCCTATAGTGGGTTGGAGGAGGCCGGAGAGGGTTAGAGACGCCGCCGCGGCCGCCCGGCTGGAGCTGGGGGAGGAGGATATAGCCCTGCTCGACGAGGCTAGCGAGCACTATTTGAGGCTGTGGGGATCCAGGTATGACCCCCCGGGCCTCCGCAGGATAAGGCTAATCCCCGGGGCGCTGCAGCGCCTGGCGATAAGGATGTGGGGGGGTATCTAGGCCTGCCCTCCGCCAGTCATCCTCCTATGCTCCTCCATCATGCACCTATCCACGACAACATCCAACCCCTCCTCCAGCAGCTTTTTCACCGCCTCCTCAGACGCCGTGCCCTTCTGGAACCAGACGACAATCCTCCTTCCCGTCCTC comes from the Aeropyrum camini SY1 = JCM 12091 genome and includes:
- a CDS encoding aldo/keto reductase, giving the protein MAEARLGKAGPKVSRVGLGLWQFGSPMWGGRGLKVETLVEGLSIALEEGVNLLDTAEVYGLGASERMLGEALKRLNAREAFVIVSKVAGFRSTPGDIERGAQGIVSRLGSPPDVILHHWPPPVYASLCSVVRGLERAVERGLASYYGFSNYGEDTLEDALSCSRRIEPVVDQILYNLAYRIPELRLFPLLRAHGMSPIAWSPLAKGALAGFKGEPSRAQAGDPVFRAALGDRRLQEALDSVARRLGASKASVALAWVASKGAVPIVGWRRPERVRDAAAAARLELGEEDIALLDEASEHYLRLWGSRYDPPGLRRIRLIPGALQRLAIRMWGGI